One part of the Bdellovibrio sp. KM01 genome encodes these proteins:
- a CDS encoding DUF1328 domain-containing protein → MLRAAIAFFILAIVAFVLGANGVAGLSMEVGRLLLIVFLVLAVISFFVNMIGRRGPR, encoded by the coding sequence ATGTTACGGGCTGCAATCGCATTTTTCATTTTAGCCATCGTAGCGTTCGTTTTAGGCGCCAATGGCGTGGCGGGATTATCAATGGAGGTCGGAAGACTGCTGTTGATTGTGTTCTTGGTACTGGCTGTAATCAGCTTCTTCGTCAATATGATTGGCCGAAGAGGACCAAGGTAA
- a CDS encoding sigma-54-dependent Fis family transcriptional regulator, producing the protein MESGDIIAESPAFISALSLARKVAESCSNVLITGESGTGKEVIAKFIHSQSPRNSRSFVALNCAAIPDNLLESELFGYARGAFTGAHNSKTGLLEEAEGGTLFLDEIADLDISLQAKLLRVLQERKIKRLGENNLRPINIRVIAATHENLNRAVHTKKFREDLFFRLNVISINVPSLRERREDILPLATHFIRKFSTINAKTIFGLTPAANDYLLKESWQGNVRELENRIERAVVLALNSHIDVEDLHPQAMSLTQQKRNTIGFLRDKVNECPSKILSIDDMNRLYIEYALSLNNGAKEKTARDLGIDRKTLYRKLGKRHHTL; encoded by the coding sequence ATGGAAAGCGGAGACATCATAGCAGAAAGTCCCGCTTTTATTTCTGCCCTGTCGTTAGCTCGCAAAGTTGCTGAAAGCTGCTCCAATGTTCTGATTACAGGGGAAAGCGGCACCGGCAAAGAAGTCATTGCCAAATTTATTCACTCCCAAAGCCCGCGAAATTCGCGAAGCTTCGTCGCGCTGAATTGCGCAGCCATCCCTGACAATTTATTAGAATCAGAACTTTTCGGTTATGCTCGCGGAGCTTTCACGGGCGCGCACAACAGCAAGACGGGATTGCTGGAAGAAGCCGAAGGCGGCACTCTGTTTTTAGACGAGATCGCTGATTTGGATATCAGTTTGCAAGCAAAGTTGTTGCGAGTTTTGCAGGAACGAAAAATCAAACGTCTGGGAGAAAACAACCTTCGCCCTATCAACATTCGTGTGATTGCCGCCACCCATGAAAATTTAAACCGGGCCGTACACACTAAAAAATTTCGCGAAGATCTTTTCTTTCGTTTAAACGTCATCAGCATCAATGTGCCTTCGCTGCGTGAACGTCGCGAAGATATTCTGCCCCTTGCCACACATTTCATTAGAAAGTTTTCGACCATCAACGCGAAGACAATATTCGGCCTGACACCGGCGGCGAATGACTATTTACTGAAAGAGTCGTGGCAGGGAAATGTGCGTGAACTGGAAAACCGAATTGAACGTGCGGTGGTCCTGGCTCTGAATTCTCATATCGACGTTGAAGATCTGCATCCACAAGCCATGTCGCTGACTCAACAAAAACGAAACACGATCGGTTTTTTAAGAGATAAAGTAAACGAATGTCCTTCCAAAATTCTATCCATCGACGACATGAATCGACTCTATATCGAATACGCTTTGTCGCTTAACAACGGTGCGAAAGAAAAGACCGCCCGCGATTTAGGCATCGACCGCAAGACTCTTTATCGCAAACTTGGGAAACGACACCACACTTTGTGA
- a CDS encoding riboflavin synthase — MFSGIVESVMPIESSEELQNAYRIKIKKPSEFNDLKLGDSIACDGVCLTVEAFDENQMTFALAAETIKVLDWNPNSWIGKKVNLERSLRFGDRIHGHLVTGHVDSLGSVTRSELIGESFFLDVKVQDTILPYVWKKGSITLNGVSLTVNELDKNTVSVCLIPETLKRTNLGDMKVGSKINVEPDYMARAIQRSLEVKKD; from the coding sequence ATGTTTTCTGGAATCGTCGAATCCGTTATGCCAATTGAAAGCTCGGAAGAGCTTCAAAATGCCTATCGCATTAAAATTAAAAAACCTTCTGAATTCAATGATTTAAAGCTCGGCGATAGCATCGCTTGCGATGGTGTTTGCCTGACGGTGGAAGCCTTTGACGAGAATCAAATGACTTTCGCTCTGGCAGCGGAAACCATCAAGGTTCTTGATTGGAACCCAAACAGCTGGATCGGCAAAAAGGTCAATTTAGAGAGATCTTTGCGATTTGGTGACCGAATTCATGGTCATTTGGTGACGGGCCACGTTGATAGTTTGGGCTCCGTGACAAGATCCGAGCTTATCGGCGAATCCTTCTTTTTGGACGTAAAGGTTCAGGACACAATCCTGCCTTACGTTTGGAAAAAGGGGAGCATCACGCTGAATGGCGTAAGTCTCACGGTTAACGAGCTTGATAAAAATACGGTCTCTGTCTGTCTGATTCCGGAAACCCTCAAACGCACAAATTTGGGCGATATGAAGGTTGGTAGCAAAATCAATGTGGAGCCGGATTATATGGCGCGCGCGATTCAACGTTCTTTGGAAGTAAAAAAGGATTAA
- the ribB gene encoding 3,4-dihydroxy-2-butanone-4-phosphate synthase, protein MAFNTIPEILDDVRAGKVVILVDDEDRENEGDLILATDHVNAQAINFMISEARGLVCLCMTPQQMDRLQLPLMVRDEYNYAPNKTAFTVSIEAAEGISTGISAADRAHTCKVAANPHAKPSDVHMPGHIFPIRAQHGGVLKRAGHTEASVDLARLAGLNPAAVICEVMNPDGSMARVPDLKEFAKKHGIKIGTIVDLIAYRLANETLVEELANIPLPASFGEGYKARVFRSTVDGLEHLVIQKGEIKKDEAALIRVHVDNFTRDFMAVVQRGASSVVESLKMIEDAGHGAFVLLRGNNRTQGLTQELQALMGMEDLRPSTPLMDERDYGIGAQILREIGANKIRLITNKPEKKVGLKAFDLEIVEIVAIENLKGAH, encoded by the coding sequence ATGGCATTCAATACAATCCCAGAAATTCTTGATGATGTAAGAGCGGGTAAAGTCGTTATTCTGGTGGACGACGAGGACCGTGAAAACGAAGGTGATCTTATTCTTGCGACAGATCACGTGAATGCCCAAGCGATCAACTTTATGATCTCTGAAGCACGTGGTTTGGTTTGCCTGTGCATGACTCCTCAACAAATGGATCGTCTGCAACTGCCATTGATGGTTCGTGACGAGTACAACTATGCTCCGAACAAAACAGCCTTCACAGTTTCCATCGAAGCCGCTGAAGGAATCTCTACAGGTATTTCCGCTGCGGATCGTGCTCACACTTGCAAAGTGGCAGCTAATCCTCACGCAAAACCTTCTGACGTTCATATGCCCGGTCATATCTTCCCCATCCGTGCCCAACACGGTGGTGTACTAAAACGTGCAGGACATACAGAGGCTTCTGTGGATCTGGCTCGTTTGGCAGGATTGAATCCAGCAGCGGTCATTTGCGAAGTGATGAATCCAGATGGATCCATGGCGCGCGTTCCAGATTTGAAAGAATTCGCGAAAAAACACGGCATCAAAATTGGTACGATCGTGGATCTGATCGCTTACCGCTTGGCGAATGAAACTTTGGTTGAAGAATTGGCGAACATTCCTTTGCCAGCTTCTTTCGGCGAGGGCTACAAAGCCCGCGTGTTCCGTTCCACAGTGGATGGACTTGAACACTTGGTTATTCAAAAAGGTGAAATCAAAAAAGACGAAGCTGCATTGATCCGTGTTCACGTGGACAACTTCACTCGTGATTTCATGGCCGTTGTGCAAAGAGGCGCATCGTCAGTTGTCGAAAGTCTAAAAATGATTGAAGATGCTGGTCATGGTGCTTTCGTTCTTCTGCGTGGGAACAACCGGACTCAAGGTTTGACTCAAGAACTTCAGGCTTTGATGGGTATGGAAGATCTGCGTCCATCCACTCCGTTGATGGATGAGCGTGACTACGGTATCGGCGCGCAAATTTTGCGCGAGATCGGTGCGAACAAAATTCGTCTGATCACTAACAAACCGGAAAAGAAAGTCGGTTTGAAAGCATTTGATTTGGAAATCGTTGAAATTGTGGCAATTGAAAATTTAAAAGGGGCTCACTAA
- the ribH gene encoding 6,7-dimethyl-8-ribityllumazine synthase: MASIKVGVVTARWNSEITQKLEEGAISYLESCEGVEIYAALVPGAVEVPLACQAFLDAGCDGVVALGAVIRGETSHYDYVCNSVTDGITRLMLDYKKPIGFGILTTENEEQAIARTGSTEHMNKGEEAAQVVMEMIGLVGEIPATMKTAKMLAAQPAPKAAAKAKAPKAAKAAKKAPAKAKKAAKKAKK, from the coding sequence ATGGCAAGCATCAAAGTTGGCGTTGTAACTGCACGCTGGAATTCTGAAATCACTCAAAAACTTGAAGAGGGAGCAATCTCTTACCTTGAGTCTTGTGAGGGAGTTGAAATTTACGCGGCCTTGGTTCCGGGCGCAGTTGAAGTACCTCTAGCTTGCCAGGCTTTTTTGGATGCGGGTTGCGACGGTGTGGTTGCATTGGGGGCTGTTATCCGTGGGGAAACTTCTCACTATGATTATGTCTGCAACTCAGTAACTGACGGTATCACTCGCTTGATGCTGGATTATAAAAAACCAATCGGTTTCGGTATTTTGACAACTGAAAACGAAGAGCAAGCCATTGCTCGCACAGGCAGCACTGAGCACATGAACAAGGGTGAAGAAGCTGCTCAAGTTGTCATGGAAATGATCGGTTTGGTGGGTGAAATCCCAGCGACGATGAAAACTGCTAAAATGTTGGCAGCTCAACCAGCTCCAAAAGCTGCAGCAAAGGCAAAAGCTCCAAAGGCAGCGAAAGCAGCAAAGAAAGCTCCGGCTAAAGCAAAAAAAGCCGCGAAAAAAGCTAAAAAGTAA